One genomic region from Stackebrandtia nassauensis DSM 44728 encodes:
- a CDS encoding ABC transporter ATP-binding protein → MAEVALSGFSWRHAGRASFAVRDVDLHIAHGERVLLLGASGAGKSTLLAALAGLLPLDSGEQLGEVRIDGAPAAESRDRVGIVFQDPETQLVMQRAGDDVAFGLENRGVPRSEIWPRVDAALATVGFGYGRDRDTTALSGGEQQRLALAGALASRPGLLLLDEPTANLDPGGAASVRSALRDALDSTDATMILVEHRVTEALPLVDRIVVLAAGGGVLADGAPDEVCRRHGDFLDAQGIWVPGYSPVPRARAANVGEALIAAEGLGIAYPDAVRPAVDGVDLAVHAGQITAVLGDNGSGKSTLAMALGGLTAPTSGRVLATDALTSDSPTSKPPHKWRAKVLSRRIGSVFQNPEHQFVASTVFDELAMGPRAAKLTEAAVRSRVEELLERLRLKHLAQANPFTLSGGEARRLSVATALANAPRLLIMDEPTFGQDRRTWDELVDLLVEQRDEGAGIVAVTHDPHVVACAADRVVHLAAGRLT, encoded by the coding sequence ATGGCCGAGGTGGCCCTTTCCGGCTTCTCGTGGCGCCACGCCGGACGCGCGTCGTTCGCCGTGCGCGATGTGGACCTTCACATCGCGCACGGCGAACGGGTGCTGCTGCTGGGCGCCTCGGGAGCCGGGAAGAGCACCCTGCTGGCCGCGCTGGCGGGACTGCTGCCGCTCGACTCCGGCGAACAGCTCGGCGAGGTGCGCATCGACGGCGCCCCGGCCGCCGAGTCCCGCGACCGGGTCGGGATCGTGTTCCAGGATCCCGAGACCCAGCTGGTGATGCAGCGCGCCGGTGACGACGTCGCCTTCGGGCTGGAGAACCGGGGCGTGCCCCGTTCCGAGATCTGGCCCCGGGTGGACGCGGCACTGGCCACCGTCGGTTTCGGTTACGGCCGCGACCGCGACACCACGGCGCTGTCGGGCGGCGAGCAGCAGCGGCTCGCGCTGGCCGGGGCGCTGGCGTCGCGGCCGGGACTGCTGCTGCTGGACGAACCCACCGCGAACCTGGACCCGGGTGGCGCGGCATCGGTGCGCTCGGCGCTGCGCGACGCCCTGGATTCCACCGACGCGACCATGATCCTGGTCGAGCACCGGGTGACCGAGGCGCTGCCGCTGGTGGACCGGATCGTGGTGCTGGCCGCCGGTGGCGGGGTGCTGGCCGACGGCGCCCCGGACGAGGTGTGCCGACGGCACGGCGACTTCCTTGACGCGCAAGGCATCTGGGTGCCGGGGTACTCCCCCGTGCCCCGAGCCAGGGCCGCGAACGTCGGCGAGGCGCTGATCGCGGCCGAGGGCCTGGGCATCGCGTACCCGGACGCTGTGCGTCCGGCGGTGGACGGAGTGGACCTGGCCGTCCACGCGGGACAGATCACGGCGGTGCTGGGCGACAACGGATCGGGGAAGTCGACACTGGCGATGGCCCTGGGCGGCTTGACGGCGCCGACGTCCGGCCGGGTGCTGGCGACGGACGCGCTGACAAGCGACAGCCCCACGTCCAAGCCGCCGCACAAGTGGCGGGCCAAGGTGCTGTCGCGGCGGATCGGCTCGGTGTTCCAGAACCCCGAGCACCAGTTCGTCGCCTCGACGGTGTTCGACGAGCTCGCGATGGGGCCACGGGCGGCGAAACTGACCGAGGCCGCCGTGCGATCACGGGTCGAGGAACTGCTGGAACGGTTGCGGCTCAAACATCTGGCGCAGGCCAACCCGTTCACGCTGTCGGGCGGGGAGGCTCGGCGGCTGTCGGTGGCCACGGCCCTGGCCAACGCCCCCCGACTGCTCATCATGGACGAACCCACCTTCGGCCAGGACCGCCGCACCTGGGACGAACTGGTCGACCTGCTCGTCGAACAGCGCGACGAGGGCGCCGGAATCGTCGCCGTCACCCACGATCCGCACGTCGTGGCCTGCGCGGCCGACCGCGTCGTGCACCTCGCGGCGGGACGGCTGACGTGA
- a CDS encoding ECF transporter S component, which translates to MNAPSAYKWRTVDILVAAVLAVAFGVVFQLANGLWDVLGKVFVFFPPALAVIYGLWLVPAVLASLIIRKAGAGLFTETVAAAVSVLMGSPYGAMGIAQGAFEGLGAEVVFAAGAWRRYGALMALASGALGGAAATGWDVFVSYPMWTLAWKLSYIGCGAASCAVIAGLGSVLLTKALAGTGVLDSFPSGRKRTTV; encoded by the coding sequence ATGAACGCCCCATCCGCTTATAAATGGCGAACCGTCGATATTCTCGTCGCCGCCGTGCTCGCCGTCGCCTTCGGCGTCGTGTTCCAACTCGCCAACGGACTGTGGGACGTCCTCGGCAAGGTGTTCGTGTTCTTTCCCCCGGCGCTGGCCGTCATCTACGGACTGTGGCTGGTGCCCGCCGTGCTGGCCTCGCTGATCATCCGCAAGGCCGGAGCCGGACTGTTCACCGAGACCGTGGCCGCCGCGGTGTCGGTGCTGATGGGCTCGCCCTACGGCGCCATGGGTATCGCGCAGGGTGCCTTCGAGGGCCTGGGGGCCGAGGTCGTGTTCGCCGCCGGTGCCTGGCGCCGGTACGGCGCGCTGATGGCGCTGGCCTCGGGAGCGCTGGGTGGCGCGGCGGCCACCGGCTGGGACGTGTTCGTGTCGTATCCCATGTGGACTCTGGCCTGGAAACTGTCGTACATCGGCTGCGGTGCCGCGTCCTGCGCCGTCATCGCCGGACTGGGCTCGGTGCTGCTGACCAAGGCCCTGGCCGGTACCGGCGTGCTCGACTCCTTCCCCTCCGGACGCAAGCGCACCACCGTCTGA
- a CDS encoding DUF6528 family protein: MKRRTLLGGIAGAAVVVPTGLWATQSVWADAAPIQIAITEQTNNQVLVFNREELLGQNKRKWSFTPGRANGWGDLYEVRFRATKRFGDVALTASGASKKAGRVAMVKYDPAKKRDANLDDVIWSARVDTYPHSVERIPDSLAVVATGSRYGLHVFAPKNSDPATLKKVQDIKFAKAHEVLWDRKHNLLWAAGAYELRSYQVTGSGYNLRLKQVGKTVKLPYNGHDVQPNFQNPAQITVTDSDGVYTVDRATRAIKTISRTRKIKSYTRLPNGEAMYTVEDNAGPRPWAGDSVYFYKDGKTQKVTRKGAEIYKARYVTTQWT, translated from the coding sequence ATGAAGCGGCGTACTCTCCTAGGTGGAATCGCGGGCGCGGCCGTGGTCGTGCCCACCGGCCTGTGGGCCACCCAATCGGTGTGGGCCGACGCGGCCCCGATCCAGATCGCCATCACCGAGCAGACAAACAACCAGGTCCTCGTGTTCAACCGCGAGGAACTCCTCGGCCAGAACAAACGCAAGTGGAGCTTCACCCCGGGACGCGCCAACGGCTGGGGCGATCTGTACGAGGTCCGGTTCCGTGCCACCAAACGCTTCGGCGATGTCGCGCTGACCGCCAGCGGCGCCAGCAAGAAGGCCGGACGGGTCGCGATGGTCAAGTACGACCCGGCCAAGAAACGCGACGCCAATCTGGACGACGTCATCTGGTCGGCCCGTGTGGACACCTATCCGCACAGTGTGGAACGGATCCCCGACTCGCTGGCCGTCGTGGCCACCGGTTCCCGATACGGTCTGCACGTCTTCGCCCCCAAGAACAGCGACCCGGCGACGCTGAAGAAGGTGCAGGACATCAAGTTCGCCAAGGCCCACGAGGTGCTGTGGGACCGCAAGCACAACCTGCTGTGGGCGGCGGGCGCGTACGAGCTGCGGTCCTATCAGGTCACCGGTTCCGGCTACAACCTGCGACTCAAGCAGGTCGGCAAGACCGTGAAGCTGCCGTACAACGGGCACGACGTGCAGCCGAACTTCCAGAACCCGGCGCAGATCACCGTCACCGACTCCGACGGCGTCTACACCGTCGACCGCGCCACCCGCGCGATCAAGACCATCTCCCGGACCCGCAAGATCAAGTCCTACACCCGGCTTCCCAACGGGGAGGCCATGTACACCGTGGAGGACAACGCCGGGCCGCGTCCGTGGGCGGGCGACTCGGTGTACTTCTACAAGGACGGCAAGACCCAGAAGGTGACCCGCAAGGGCGCCGAGATCTACAAGGCGCGTTACGTCACCACCCAGTGGACCTGA
- a CDS encoding energy-coupling factor transporter transmembrane component T family protein, producing MITAAPLAPPTAAISRFNPVAKLAPVLVITAMLVLVTDPVTPALMLAVELAALTVSGIHVGRFLGRARLLLFGAGAVVLVNAMYAKPGGEVYLDVGPVHVTETSVETGFALGLRVLAIAIPGILALAATDPTDLADSLVQQLRVSPRFAIGALAALRLLPLLGEEWRLITMARRARGVDANWNPWKRLRLFASATFALLVAAIRRGIRLATAMDARGFDSGTPRTSARPQTVRARDWVLIAATMVFCVTVVAMSVWFGTFRTVF from the coding sequence GTGATCACCGCCGCGCCGCTGGCGCCCCCGACCGCCGCGATCTCACGGTTCAACCCGGTCGCGAAACTCGCGCCGGTCCTCGTCATCACCGCGATGCTGGTGCTGGTGACCGATCCCGTCACCCCGGCGCTGATGCTGGCCGTCGAACTGGCCGCGCTGACCGTCTCGGGAATCCACGTGGGACGGTTCCTCGGCCGGGCCCGGCTGCTGCTGTTCGGGGCGGGCGCCGTCGTCCTCGTCAACGCCATGTACGCCAAGCCCGGCGGCGAGGTCTACCTCGACGTCGGGCCGGTGCACGTGACCGAGACCAGCGTCGAGACCGGGTTCGCGCTGGGCCTGCGGGTGCTGGCCATCGCGATCCCCGGGATCCTGGCGCTGGCCGCCACCGACCCCACCGACTTGGCCGACTCGCTGGTGCAGCAGCTGCGGGTGTCGCCACGGTTCGCGATCGGGGCACTGGCCGCGCTGCGACTGCTGCCGCTGCTGGGCGAGGAGTGGCGGCTGATCACGATGGCCCGCCGGGCCCGGGGCGTCGACGCGAACTGGAACCCGTGGAAACGGCTGCGGCTGTTCGCCTCGGCGACCTTCGCGCTGCTGGTGGCCGCGATCCGGCGCGGCATCCGGCTGGCCACCGCCATGGACGCCCGCGGCTTCGACTCCGGGACGCCGCGCACCAGCGCGCGTCCGCAGACCGTGCGGGCCCGGGACTGGGTCCTGATCGCCGCCACGATGGTGTTCTGCGTCACAGTCGTCGCCATGAGCGTCTGGTTCGGGACGTTTCGCACCGTTTTCTGA
- a CDS encoding metal ABC transporter substrate-binding protein yields the protein MRKPLPRLAVLSVATALTTATLSACGSAGAQGSGVNVVASFYPLQFVSEQVGGEHVTVTNLTAAGAEPHDLELKPRQVADITDAQLVVFLKGFQPAVDDAVKEQAPDTSLDVAKTTELTKPEEGHEEHAEEGDHEHDHGDLDPHVWLDPTKLAEIADGVADRLAKADPDHAEDFKANAKSLGEKLTDLDSEYDDGLAKCDSRDLVTSHAAFGYLAARYDLHQVAMSGLTPESEPGSGAMKQIMDYVEEHGVTTIYYETLVSPDVAETIADKTGAKTAVLDPIEGLQKGSEDDYFSIMESNLSALREGLGCQ from the coding sequence ATGCGAAAGCCCCTCCCGCGTCTAGCCGTCCTCAGCGTGGCCACCGCCCTGACCACCGCCACGCTGTCGGCGTGCGGATCCGCAGGTGCCCAGGGCTCCGGCGTCAACGTGGTCGCGTCCTTCTACCCGTTGCAGTTCGTCTCCGAGCAGGTCGGCGGCGAGCACGTCACCGTCACCAACCTGACCGCCGCCGGTGCCGAACCTCACGATCTCGAACTCAAACCCCGGCAGGTGGCCGACATCACCGACGCCCAGCTGGTCGTCTTCCTGAAGGGCTTCCAGCCCGCCGTCGACGACGCGGTCAAGGAGCAGGCCCCCGACACCTCGCTCGACGTGGCCAAGACGACCGAACTGACCAAGCCCGAGGAAGGCCACGAGGAGCACGCCGAGGAAGGCGACCACGAGCACGACCACGGCGACCTCGACCCGCACGTGTGGCTCGACCCCACCAAACTCGCCGAGATCGCCGACGGCGTCGCCGACCGGCTGGCCAAGGCCGACCCCGACCACGCCGAGGACTTCAAGGCGAACGCGAAGTCGCTGGGCGAGAAGCTCACCGACCTGGACTCCGAATACGACGACGGCCTGGCGAAGTGCGACAGCCGCGACCTCGTCACCTCGCACGCCGCCTTCGGTTACCTCGCCGCCCGCTACGACCTGCACCAGGTGGCGATGTCCGGCCTGACCCCGGAATCCGAGCCGGGTTCGGGGGCCATGAAGCAGATCATGGACTACGTCGAGGAACACGGCGTCACCACGATCTACTACGAGACCCTGGTCAGCCCCGACGTCGCCGAGACCATCGCCGACAAGACCGGCGCCAAGACCGCCGTGCTCGACCCCATCGAGGGTCTTCAGAAGGGCAGCGAGGACGACTACTTCTCCATCATGGAGTCGAACCTGTCCGCGCTGCGAGAGGGACTGGGATGTCAATGA
- a CDS encoding metal ABC transporter ATP-binding protein, whose amino-acid sequence MSMNIVEVDKAVVGYADRRVLHGVDVTVQPGQAVALLGANGSGKSTLVRTALGLVPLSAGKVTLFGTPLKAFKQWRRIGYVPQRLGAGGGVPATVGEVVAAGRLARRRIPWPANATDRRVVAEAIEAVGLSDRVKDSVSTLSGGQQQRVLIARALATEPELLVMDEPTSGVDAANTELLAELLGQRLDAGAAILLVAHELGPLAPLIDRAVVLGGGRVVHDGPVPANGDTAGEHCETPVHQNLWSVA is encoded by the coding sequence ATGTCAATGAACATCGTAGAAGTCGACAAGGCCGTCGTCGGCTACGCCGATCGGCGGGTACTGCACGGCGTCGACGTGACGGTCCAACCCGGCCAAGCCGTGGCGCTGTTGGGCGCCAACGGATCCGGCAAATCAACCCTGGTGCGCACCGCACTGGGGTTGGTGCCGTTGTCGGCCGGGAAGGTCACGCTGTTCGGCACCCCGCTCAAGGCCTTCAAGCAGTGGCGCCGCATCGGCTACGTGCCGCAGCGGCTGGGCGCCGGGGGCGGCGTCCCGGCCACCGTCGGCGAGGTCGTGGCCGCCGGACGCCTGGCCCGGCGCCGGATCCCGTGGCCTGCCAACGCCACCGACCGTCGCGTGGTCGCCGAGGCCATCGAGGCCGTCGGCCTTTCCGACCGGGTCAAGGACTCGGTGTCCACACTGTCGGGAGGCCAGCAGCAGCGGGTCCTCATCGCCCGCGCCCTGGCCACCGAACCCGAACTGCTGGTCATGGACGAACCCACCTCCGGCGTCGACGCCGCCAACACCGAACTGCTGGCCGAGTTGCTGGGGCAGCGCCTCGACGCCGGTGCCGCGATCCTGTTGGTGGCACACGAACTGGGCCCGCTGGCCCCGTTGATCGACCGCGCCGTGGTGCTGGGCGGCGGCCGGGTCGTCCACGACGGACCCGTGCCCGCCAACGGCGACACCGCCGGGGAACACTGCGAGACCCCGGTGCACCAGAACCTGTGGAGCGTGGCCTGA